From Trichoderma atroviride chromosome 1, complete sequence, one genomic window encodes:
- a CDS encoding uncharacterized protein (BUSCO:EOG092D2J6Q), translating into MASDVGSPKRELTPTASLSSIPQKRAFDEGHSPAVPSPLNPDVKPSSEAQHADDASQSGRSKPVRAKKDTLKKREAKGGDSNPATPDPKAGREPEPSENRPLRYKLAPPKLSDFDPARGPVMTLHHRVDGPDGQAIEFMETSDHVFNKKNFRYTPCIADPLFPATLYYRQTEPEPFGPRMSFEDAATHVFFDNSGRQVTTDKGFRMARANVAVREGRWYWECRVTQGIQQPKDGDAKPVGGRHVRMGWARREASLDAPVGFDAYSYGIRDVAGEKVFMSRPKEFFPPGEGIREGDVIGLEIQLPSEHLHRKIMAGHYNPAVDAADESPPPTAEAANIVRDRVPIRFKAHTYFEKIEYHTTKELEDLMNPSPAVSTSSSTDAPSPTHPLPALRTLPESYIRVYKNGVLMGTPFENLLGFLPPASKPMPQVGAREGLDDGMLGYYPAVSVFRGGAVELNFGPDFWYPPADYDSTNGEVDMIQPDGLNKNSLHAVVERYQEQIAEDVVYDIIDEVDFWMEDGGGATNQTGADEKSKDVVMAPGREEIKELVQDD; encoded by the exons ATGGCTTCAGACGTCGGGAGCCCCAAGCGAGAGCTCACCCCCACCGCGTCCCTCTCGTCCATCCCTCAGAAGCGCGCCTTTGACGAGGGCCACAGTCCCGCCGTGCCGTCACCGCTCAATCCAGACGTCAAGCCCTCGTCCGAAGCTCAGCATGCCGACGATGCGTCACAATCGGGGCGCTCCAAGCCGGTCAGGGCAAAGAAGGACACCCTCAAGAAGCGCGAGGCCAAAGGCGGCGATAGCAATCCCGCCACTCCAGATCCCAAGGCTGGCCGCGAGCCCGAGCCGAGCGAAAACAGGCCTCTTCGGTATAAGCTAGCGCCGCCAAAGTTGTCGGATTTCGATCCTGCTCGCGGGCCTGTAATGACTCTGCATCATCGGGTCGATGGGCCTGACGGACAGGCAATTGAATTCATGGAAACGTCTGATCA tgTCTTCAATAAGAAAAACTTTCGCTACACCCCGTGCATTGCCGACCCTCTATTTCCTGCAACACTATACTATCGACAAACCGAACCAGAGCCATTCGGGCCGAGGATGAGCTTCGAGGATGCCGCAACACACGTCTTTTTCGATAATTCTGGCCGACAGGTGACTACTGATAAAGGCTTTCGAATGGCGAGGGCCAATGTAGCCGTGCGCGAAGGGAGATGGTATTGGGAGTGCAGAGTTACACAGGGCATACAACAGCCAAAGGACGGCGACGCAAAGCCCGTTGGCGGCCGACACGTGCGCATGGGCTGGGCTAGACGAGAAGCATCGCTCGATGCCCCTGTTGGCTTCGATGCTTACAGCTATGGTATTCGAGATGTAGCTGGCGAAAAGGTCTTCATGTCTCGGCCGAAAGAATTCTTTCCTCCCGGCGAGGGCATACGGGAAGGCGATGTCATTGGCCTCGAGATTCAGCTGCCCTCGGAGCATTTGCATAGGAAAATCATGGCTGGGCACTATAACCCTGCTGTGGATGCTGCCGATGAATCACCGCCGCCAACCGCAGAAGCCGCCAACATTGTACGAGACCGAGTGCCAATCCGATTCAAGGCGCATACGTATTTCGAGAAGATCGAATATCATACCACCAAAGAGCTAGAAGACCTCATGAATCCTTCGCCAGCAGTATCAACAAGCTCTTCCACAGACGCTCCAAGCCCGACGCACCCTTTGCCTGCCCTGCGCACCCTCCCCGAGTCCTACATCAGAGTCTACAAAAACGGCGTACTAATGGGAACACCGTTTGAGAATCTATTAGGGTTCCTCCCTCCCGCGTCAAAACCAATGCCCCAAGTCGGCGCCCGGGAAGGCCTCGACGACGGCATGCTGGGGTACTATCCCGCCGTGAGCGTTTTCAGGGGTGGCGCCGTGGAACTCAACTTTGGACCAGATTTCTGGTACCCGCCAGCGGATTACGATTCTACCAATGGCGAAGTGGACATGATCCAGCCCGATGGGCTGAACAAAAACTCTTTGCATGCCGTCGTCGAGCGTTACCAGGAGCAGATTGCGGAAGACGTTGTGTACGACATCATTGACGAAGTGGACTTTTGGATGGAGGACGGCGGTGGTGCTACGAATCAGACGGGCGCCGACGAGAAGAGCAAGGACGTAGTCATGGCGCCTGGCAGGGAAGAGATTAAGGAACTGGTGCAAGATGACTGA
- a CDS encoding uncharacterized protein (EggNog:ENOG41): MVFDLLPLGHATVPQVNVSKIEADLRPFYCYSVPSVDIAELKDKIFDEIPWENLFQSAGNNSVRRDLLNLDASKMAASKVDFSHSLWTRRGDDPTGKAVSYFGCFFGAERLEIGDTVRVKMAGAEANSSLTTVMGLLHIFTSADYPGSVFFRGPIYQLAKGPGVAGTVIDDEKDKLPLAMQDEIRWRTQVTQGRQWCWVLVKDNVVFKEQSIRGRFYPTHRLMPIYNPNEFRALVAGQQPLRDQHIYLNNRMDGAGGRHIGRKANRMDTLGPCVPPTARVVLEPHILEE, from the coding sequence ATGGTGTTTGATTTACTACCCTTGGGCCACGCCACGGTGCCTCAGGTCAATGTCTCCAAGATTGAGGCCGACCTGCGGCCTTTCTACTGTTATAGTGTACCCTCTGTTGACATTGCAGAGCTCAAAGACAAGATATTCGATGAGATTCCTTGGGAAAACTTGTTTCAATCTGCTGGAAACAACTCTGTTCGTCGAGACCTTCTCAATCTGGATGCCTCCAAGATGGCCGCGTCAAAAGTCGACTTTTCCCATTCCCTCTGGACTCGCCGTGGCGACGATCCCACCGGCAAGGCCGTGTCATATTTCGGATGCTTCTTCGGTGCCGAGCGTCTGGAAATCGGCGACACGGTGCGGGTGAAAATGGCAGGGGCAGAGGCCAACTCCAGCCTGACCACGGTGATGGGCTTGCTGCACATCTTCACTAGTGCAGACTATCCTGGCTCAGTCTTCTTCCGCGGACCAATCTACCAGCTGGCCAAGGGGCCCGGCGTGGCTGGCACCGTCATCGACGATGAGAAGGACAAGCTCCCGCTCGCCATGCAAGACGAGATCCGGTGGCGCACCCAGGTCACGCAGGGCCGGCAGTGGTGCTGGGTTCTCGTCAAGGACAACGTGGTGTTCAAGGAACAGTCTATTCGAGGTCGCTTTTACCCGACCCATCGGCTGATGCCGATTTACAATCCTAATGAGTTTAGGGCCCTGGTGGCCGGGCAGCAGCCGTTGAGAGATCAGCATATTTACTTGAACAACCGAATGGACGGTGCTGGAGGGAGGCATATTGGGCGCAAGGCGAATCGGATGGATACGTTGGGACCGTGCGTTCCACCAACAGCAAGAGTAGTGCTTGAACCACATATCTTGGAGGAGTAG
- a CDS encoding uncharacterized protein (EggNog:ENOG41) — translation MDTKDFDVIRIARSDGADTGPGYWPVTTPAPATNATKKPGKEAAAADKTPRTKPQMTRLTEDDPRFVEWRIKLGILLKQELSPNPDEGNPWYVNFPRGYWLYEKSKHLWVSGYPTKSKLFKSPQEFGVHLIWLLSASKDYGDCCCVHCNIPAPSKASYAPEEQAAQAISQSLTQGSIPVPGHSPIPPPIQALVEQSSARADKSERPVKVTPVPLPPHPRSSIPQTAQYHASSPRSTAASAAGTAKTHPADSCTNTHAYSTARADTVGSTHPGFTTDVIPATSLGCHQSFSSSACSCSCNAYTASAAADPADTSAADGSAADGPTTGSSATKTSGYPMVT, via the exons ATGGACACCAAAGATTTCGATGTGATCCGCATTGCAAGAAGCGATGGAGCAGACACCGGGCCAGGATATTGGCCGGTGACaacaccagcgccagctACCAACGCTACGAAGAAGCCAGGcaaggaagctgctgctgcagataAAACTCCGCGAACAAAGCCACAGATGACGAGGTTGACCGAAGACGACCCAAGATTTGTAGAGTGGCGGATAAAGCTGGGGATTCTGTTGAAACAGGAGCTATCCCCCAATCCAGATG AGGGAAACCCGTGGTACGTGAACTTTCCACGAGGATACTGGCTATATGAGAAATCCAAGCATCTTTGGGTTTCTGGATACCCTACCAAGTCAAAGCTATTCAAAAGCCCACAGGAATTCGGCGTCCACTTGATATGGCTGCTATCGGCATCCAAAGACTACGGCGATTGCTGCTGTGTTCATTGCAACATACCCGCTCCTTCAAAGGCTTCATATGCTCCGGAAGAGCAAGCGGCCCAAGCGATCAGCCAGAGTCTAACTCAAGGCTCCATCCCTGTCCCGGGTCATTCTCCGATTCCACCTCCTATTCAAGCCCTAGTCGAACAGTCTTCAGCGAGGGCCGACAAATCTGAGAGGCCGGTCAAGGTGACGCCTGTTCCGTTGCCCCCCCATCCCCGGTCAAGCATCCCACAGACCGCCCAATATCATGCCTCATCCCCAAGGAGCAcagcagcctctgcagcCGGCACAGCAAAAACCCATCCAGCAGACTCCTGTACCAATACCCACGCCTATTCAACCGCGAGAGCCGATACAGTCGGCTCAACCCACCCAGGTTTTACAACCGACGTCATCCCAGCCACCTCCCTTGGCTGTCACCAATCCTTCAGCTCAAGTGCCTGTtcctgcagctgcaacgCCTACACCGCTTCAGCTGCAGCCGACCCAGCAGACacttcagcagcagatggTTCCGCAGCAGACGGTCCAACAACAGGCAGCTCAGCAACCAAAACCTCAGGCTATCCAATGGTCACTTAA
- a CDS encoding uncharacterized protein (EggNog:ENOG41~BUSCO:EOG092D2L06), with amino-acid sequence MEPPTNYGPGNRAFLQALLARGTLTYPEARPIIAAIINADNAEDSNSEERRPDQITEDIFLEYVDKASRAVSVFDYEIRSTQHQATKERIFALVNTTSDAQTQLATIYSPEELSFIKRVLDAMFEKFNRPRMESLCITEMQAIKLARPPRRESQGGEEQQSQAPIDRGLKHSEVETVLESLVEGGWFEISREGFYSLSPRALMELRPWLVDMYNDADAEPNDWQRIKFCEACKEIVTWGLRCSDPDCTLRLHDICQEAFWRSRRGTTCPKCSREWTGNHYVGERAITMTEAYQRGRRRSGGHRNTLVDDVIRQQGAEEESEGEEAGGGEEDEDEE; translated from the coding sequence ATGGAGCCTCCAACCAACTATGGCCCGGGCAATAGAGCCTTTCTCCAGGCCCTTCTTGCCAGAGGCACATTAACGTATCCAGAGGCACGGCCCATAATCGCAGCCATCATCAATGCCGATAACGCAGAGGATTCCAACAGCGAGGAACGCAGGCCTGATCAGATCACAGAAGACATCTTTCTAGAGTACGTCGACAAAGCTTCTAGGGCAGTGTCTGTGTTTGATTATGAGATCCGGAGCACGCAGCACCAGGCGACCAAAGAGAGAATCTTTGCTCTCGTTAACACAACCTCTGACGCCCAAACTCAGCTGGCCACAATTTACAGCCCAGAAGAGCTGTCATTTATAAAAAGAGTCCTCGACGCCATGTTTGAGAAATTCAACCGGCCCCGCATGGAGTCGCTTTGTATTACCGAAATGCAAGCCATCAAGCTGGCAAGGCCACCACGCAGAGAAagccaaggaggagaagaacaaCAGTCACAAGCCCCAATAGACAGAGGGCTGAAGCACAGTGAAGTGGAAACCGTTCTCGAAAGTCTGGTAGAAGGCGGCTGGTTTGAAATTAGCAGGGAAGGATTCTACTCGCTCTCCCCCCGCGCACTCATGGAACTTCGCCCGTGGCTGGTCGACATGTATAACGACGCAGATGCCGAGCCCAACGACTGGCAAAGGATCAAGTTCTGCGAGGCCTGCAAAGAGATTGTGACTTGGGGGCTGAGATGCTCAGACCCTGACTGCACACTCCGACTGCACGATATCTGCCAAGAAGCCTTTTGGAGGTCACGACGAGGAACAACTTGTCCCAAATGCTCTCGGGAATGGACTGGGAATCATTACGTGGGAGAAAGAGCCATCACAATGACTGAGGCGTATCAAAGAGGCCGAAGACGAAGCGGTGGCCATAGGAATACGTTGGTGGATGATGTCATTCGCCAACAAGGGGCtgaggaagagagcgagggcgaagaagcgggaggtggagaggaggacgaagacgaggaataa
- a CDS encoding uncharacterized protein (EggNog:ENOG41~TransMembrane:1 (o339-364i)), giving the protein MLEYFSYKKFKKNKEEKDAKEAKKDDGMSEADGNKPVAKKEEAKTDETHDSSSSEPHPDTAVLKPEDERFLEELLAQDTDGSPPPLPPRIYTYDVDWHSGDEASIAESKKTTDDEKEDAGKTPNTAKKEDESAEKADKAKDKEKEKERTEKKPNRLSLLFTRYKKPAETSKSSDSLKPDTEDVTPKEAEREKKDLTRVLDRLSLSAQNNKVVSESKDSSDLLQRFTQVFKDLVNGVPTAYDDLTKLIEDRDGSINKLFEKLPESLKRLVTQLPDKLTTTLAPELLAAAAESQGIKVVEGGMKGTAKRMLMGQNLADLVKRPGAIVGMLKAIVEVLKSRWPAFIGMNVIWSVALSLLLVVLWYCYKRGREERMLREAEEAEAGPSTEADSHRFEELSDDSNGEESGQKDSEAAAAADVIPVIVTSPGGQQRASPAPEGASMPAMPRLDASEEQNRS; this is encoded by the exons ATGTTGGAATACTTTTCTTACAAAAAGttcaaaaagaacaaagaagaaaaagatgcaaaggaggccaagaaagACGATGGAATGTCAGAAGCAGACGGAAACAAGCCCGTCgcaaagaaggaggaggccAAGACCGACGAGACCCACGACTCGTCCAGCTCAGAGCCTCACCCAGACACGGCCGTCCTGAAGCCCGAAGACGAGCGATTCCTCGAGGAGCTCCTCGCACAGGACACCGATGgctctccgccgccgctgccccCGCGAATCTACACCTACGATGTAGATTGGCACTCCGGCGACGAAGCCTCCATCGCCGAGTCAAAGAAGACCActgatgatgagaaagagGACGCTGGGAAGACTCCAAATACCGCCAAAAAGGAAGACGAGTCTGCCGAGAAAGcagacaaggcaaaggacaaggaaaaggaaaaggaaaggacggagaagaagcccaaccGACTGTCGCTCCTATTCACACGATACAAGAAGCCAGCGGAAACCTCCAAGTCTAGCGACTCCCTCAAGCCAGACACCGAAGACGTCACCCCCAAAGAAGCCGagcgcgagaagaaggacctCACCCGCGTTCTCGACCGCCTTAGCCTCTCCGCCCAAAACAACAAAGTTGTCTCCGAGTCCAAGGACTCGTCCGACCTCCTCCAGAGGTTCACGCAGGTCTTCAAGGACCTCGTCAACGGCGTGCCCACCGCCTACGACGACCTCACCAAGCTGATCGAGGACCGCGACGGCTCCATCAACAAGCTTTTTGAGAAGCTGCCCGAATCGCTCAAGAGGCTTGTCACGCAGCTCCCGGATAAGCTGACTACCACGCTGGCTCCTGAActgttggctgctgctgcggagagCCAGGGCATCAAGGTCGTCGAGGGCGGCATGAAGGGGACGGCAAAGAGGATGCTGATGGGGCAAAATCTGGCCGACTTGGTGAAGAGGCCAGGCGCCATTGTCGGTATGCTAAAGGCGATTGTAGAGGTCCTCAAGTCGAGATGGCCGGCGTTTATCGGCATGAATGTCATTTGGAGTGTTGCGCTAAGCT TGCTGCTTGTTGTACTCTGGTACTGTTACAAGCGCGGTCGCGAAGAGCGAATGCTCCgtgaagccgaagaagctgaagcaggaCCCAGCACCGAAGCTGATAGTCATCGTTTTGAGGAGCTCTCGGACGACTCCAACGGTGAAGAATCCGGACAGAAAGATTCAGAGGCCGCAGCGGCCGCAGACGTCATACCAGTGATTGTCACGTCGCCGGGCGGGCAACAAAGAGCATCACCGGCACCAGAAGGGGCTTCAATGCCAGCAATGCCGCGGCTGGATGCTTCAGAAGAGCAGAATCGCTCCTGA
- a CDS encoding uncharacterized protein (EggNog:ENOG41) gives MTQDPIKTPTQLLSNSNLDPLPLPQHGSLPRDASGLRRDLSGGFGHARLGADDQRQPLPDESGAGVNADRLDKKLRRLTLDEAQDDRPSVPGQRISEYERALASQTAKQDVGFQVVKRSEPRSDGTRLDNFPNEILTHIFSHLPPDCHSSVALVSKRFWALVTTHHAWRMAFMRYFPGHTILDSRDKADAVQSGFVIPVSSDFLRFETRYFPRLTSLATWRSEYLLRTRHLRSLARGKPGTPPGGSLSGRVGRAGKKNSAVLTYNSKLPWQVTNIHAVFLNGKKPPRVVQGAGDLGAASVSDPTTGKIEKWGLEDLFTMPQLDEVAPNLLPYGLGDGPAGVPNTMDVSYTYGVVAGEGFPGGRPFFRGINVPRGRYIGAEISAVDAHPDIPKIPEMSDAICSVWIAKSSAVTSTTQSMCGILTGSALGVVTAYSLGWDTTGPRYANGDVTARWIISPGVPIISLKIDDSFNQKRKSSSRVWAVALNALGEVYYLCDVPVGKPVRASGEDMTRNAWYNGRTVYWHLLEATRRVAREDELDKNATRGAYSPRSPSNDMHLSKEQLVAEAREIEKFMRYRPSHFRKVCDGWDMQRKLEVDFASDDGKGAGENIFVINCGMAENRPASIQRYSRSLIPVQQKPPSESTTPVAPISTSLFGSIGGFDHRISPASESQTPLSPPPTPKSPPVPSTVIHDWSEQQLELEGYSHDVVTSVALDNSFPSLFTLGEDPLHTANEASSTTSPWADHGSREIPGRRTRFIVIGTNSGAVLVWNARDDDKTREIQPLRIIRTDSPEISAVAASGLYLVHGGSDGLAQAWDPMASAVEPIRTINARSNSRVPRQMLAMNPALRENTYSAVGAIFLDPDPTTLQGVVAFGAFMRYWSYGSQGHAAGRKRRVRHADMDNRLASRRQGAAVTDYIASEEAEMYREDAQQAREYCRRLKRFGALGDLTEEEAILYAQMVSEEAYHAEEQQRASDSTADASLDTASSFSENIAETPDLSMSGQSASEANGVAESEYEQQIQQAIRLSLMESVDNEGGQSPVETSRGNSSGDFDFPVNVKYKPESSKKGKQLESGSPSSSHTPVGGPSWQTTNEDEDLAIALSLSMQDQGGNSPPSSSSDMDEGLGIQREEFPSLPGDGVGKGKGKGKSVQRW, from the exons ATGACCCAAGACCCTATCAAGACTCCGACGCAGCTCCTGAGCAACAGCAATCTCgatcctctccctcttccccAGCATGGCTCTCTTCCCCGCGATGCAAGTGGCCTCCGTCGAGACCTCTCAGGCGGCTTCGGCCACGCTCGCCTCGGCGCGGATGACCAGCGTCAGCCCCTCCCAGACGAGAGTGGCGCCGGCGTGAATGCCGACCGGCTGGACAAGAAGCTGCGCCGATTGACCCTTGACGAGGCTCAAGACGACCGCCCTTCTGTGCCTGGACAGCGAATCTCCGAATACGAAAGGGCTCTCGCCTCCCAGACTGCGAAGCAAGACGTTGGATTCCAGGTCGTAAAGCGCTCGGAGCCCCGCTCTGATGGGACACGCCTCGACAACTTCCCCAACG AGATTCTAACGCACATCTTCTCACACTTGCCGCCTGATTGCCACTCGTCGGTGGCGCTCGTATCGAAACGATTCTGGGCGCTGGTTACCACGCATCATGCTTGGCGTATGGCTTTTATGCGCTACTTTCCAGGACATACCATCCTAGACAGCCGTGATAAAGCCGATGCTGTACAGTCTGGGTTTGTTATACCTGTATCCTCCGATTTTTTGCGCTTCGAGACTCGGTATTTTCCCCGGCTCACCTCGCTGGCTACGTGGAGGAGCGAGTATCTTTTGAGAACTCGCCACCTAAGAAGTCTGGCTCGCGGAAAGCCAGGAACCCCCCCAGGAGGGAGCTTGTCTGGCCGAGTTGGTCGCGCTGGCAAAAAGAACAGCGCAGTCTTGACCTACAACTCGAAGCTGCCTTGGCAAGTGACTAACATTCACGCCGTCTTCTTAAACGGTAAGAAGCCACCGCGTGTCGTTCAGGGAGCCGGGGATCTTGGCGCAGCGTCTGTTAGCGACCCTACGACTGGCAAGATTGAAAAATGGGGCCTCGAAGATCTATTTACGATGCCACAGTTGGACGAAGTTGCTCCAAATTTGTTGCCGTAtggccttggagatggaCCAGCAGGCGTCCCCAACACCATGGATGTGAGCTATACCTACGGCGTAGTAGCTGGAGAGGGATTCCCAGGTGGCCGGCCGTTCTTCCGAGGGATCAACGTACCGCGCGGGCGCTACATTGGTGCAGAGATCAGTGCCGTAGATGCCCATCCGGACATACCCAAGATTCCCGAAATGTCTGATGCAATTTGCAGCGTATGGATTGCCAAGTCATCAGCCGTCACATCAACAACGCAATCGATGTGTGGTATTCTCACAGGATCCGCACTTGGCGTGGTCACTGCTTACTCGCTTGGCTGGGATACCACAGGTCCGAGATATGCCAATGGCGACGTCACAGCACGATGGATCATCAGTCCAGGAGTCCCCATCATCTCGTTGAAGATTGATGACAGCTTCAACCAAAAACGCAAGTCCTCTTCCAGGGTCTGGGCGGTAGCCCTGAATGCGTTGGGCGAAGTATACTACCTGTGCGACGTTCCTGTTGGAAAACCGGTCCGTGCCAGTGGAGAAGATATGACGCGGAATGCCTGGTACAATGGCCGTACAGTGTACTGGCACCTTTTGGAGGCAACTCGCAGAGTTGCTCGGGAAGATGAGCTGGACAAGAATGCAACCCGTGGAGCTTATTCGCCTCGATCGCCCTCAAATGACATGCACCTCAGCAAAGAGCAGCTAGTGGCGGAGGCTCGAGAAATCGAAAAGTTTATGAGATACAGGCCCTCTCACTTCCGCAAAGTTTGTGACGGCTGGGACATGCAACGGAAGCTTGAAGTGGACTTTGCAAGTGACGACGGCAAAGGCGCCGGAGAAAACATCTTTGTGATTAACTGTGGCATGGCTGAAAACCGCCCTGCCAGTATTCAGCGCTATTCGCGGTCCTTGATACCTGTACAACAAAAACCTCCTAGCGAATCTACGACACCCGTGGCGCCAATTTCTACGTCGCTATTCGGTAGCATTGGCGGATTTGATCATCGAATTTCTCCAGCTTCCGAGTCTCAAACACCGCTGTCTCCGCCCCCTACTCCAAAGTCTCCGCCAGTGCCCTCGACCGTTATTCACGACTGGtccgagcagcagctggaactTGAGGGCTACAGCCATGATGTTGTAACGTCGGTCGCTTTAGACAACTCCTTTCCATCGCTTTTCACCCTAGGGGAAGATCCCTTGCATACAGCAAACGAAGCTTCATCTACAACGAGTCCTTGGGCCGATCATGGCTCGAGAGAGATTCCAGGACGCAGAACTCGCTTCATTGTCATTGGGACCAACAGCGGCGCGGTTCTTGTTTGGAATGCCCGAGATGATGACAAAACGCGCGAAATACAACCCTTGAGAATTATTCGAACCGATTCTCCCGAGATATCCGCCGTTGCGGCTTCTGGATTGTACTTGGTTCATGGCGGTAGTGATGGCCTTGCCCAAGCCTGGGACCCCATGGCATCTGCTGTGGAACCTATCAGAACAATCAATGCCAGATCAAATAGTCGCGTTCCTCGTCAAATGCTGGCCATGAACCCAGCACTGCGGGAAAATACATACTCTGCTGTAGGGGCGATATTCCTCGACCCCGATCCTACGACTCTGCAGGGTGTAGTCGCTTTTGGAGCTTTCATGCGATACTGGTCATATGGATCACAAGGTCACGCCGCAGGACGCAAGCGTCGCGTTCGACATGCCGATATGGATAATCGCCTAGCTAGCCGGCGGCAAGGTGCTGCGGTGACGGACTATATTGCATCTGAGGAAGCTGAAATGTATCGAGAAGATGCACAGCAGGCTCGTGAATATTGCCGCCGTCTCAAGAGATTTGGCGCTTTGGGTGATTTgaccgaagaagaagccatccTCTATGCGCAAATGGTCTCTGAAGAAGCGTATCACGCCGAAGAGCAACAACGAGCCAGTGACTCAACAGCTGATGCCAGTCTCGACACTGCTTCCTCCTTTAGTGAGAATATCGCGGAGACGCCAGATCTCAGCATGAGCGGCCAGTCTGCTTCGGAAGCCAACGGCGTGGCTGAGAGCGAGTATGAGCAACAAATCCAACAGGCGATAAGATTATCCCTCATGGAGAGCGTTGACAATGAAGGCGGACAGTCCCCTGTAGAGACATCGCGAGGAAATAGCTCTGGCGACTTTGACTTCCCCGTCAATGTCAAATACAAGCctgagagcagcaagaaggGGAAGCAATTGGAGTCTGGCTCGCCGTCATCGAGCCACACGCCCGTTGGCGGACCATCATGGCAAACTaccaatgaagatgaagatttggCTATAGCTTTAAGCTTAAGCAtgcaagatcaaggaggcaactcgccgccatcgtcatcatcagacATGGATGAGGGGCTTGGCATTCAGCGTGAAGAATTTCCGTCTTTGCCCGGCGATGGCGTTGGAAAGggcaagggaaaagggaaaagtgTCCAGAGGTGGTGA
- a CDS encoding uncharacterized protein (EggNog:ENOG41), translated as MSSSAQPAEPVPKADRERKGIVKVFAKVKGVLRRSGTERQPPAAARSGVVATAATTPGTKTEDAPKLISHVDAKAAEARALYEAMPGVSRLSKLELFEERAKKLNERFGLEIHPMEWQSAIPSDTVLRMDKPIRMRIRRTCHRCNATFGATKECPNCSHSRCTKCTRYPPKRSEAEIIASRERRAAKIKANRENAPILPDYAPIEKEIVLKRPSKTGGQDLVHKKPRQRVRRTCHECDTLFTAGTKTCEKCKHVRCTDCPRDPPKKDKYPFGYPGDAFGPKSVPHYECLNCKTVYPTGVEDGTECRKCKFPKSHASPRALPRKVEPTPDPEVIRRLQSKLDGLNLT; from the exons atGAGCTCCTCCGCCCAACCAGCGGAGCCCGTGCCAAAGGCCGATAGAGAGAGGAAGGGAATTGTCAAAGTGTTTGCCAAAGTCAAGGGCGTTTTGCGAAGAAGCGGCACTGAGCGCCAAccgcctgctgccgccaGAAGCGGTGTTGTCGCTACAGCTGCCACAACTCCTGGAACTAAGACTGAGGATGCTCCCAAGCT GATCAGCCATGTCGAcgccaaagctgcagaggctAGAGCTCTCTATGAGGCTATGCCCGGTGTTAGCCGGCTCTCtaagctggagctgtttgAAGAGcgggcaaagaagctgaatgAGCGATTTGGCCTGGAGATTCATCCCATGGAATGGCAGAGCGCCATCCCCAGCGACACCGTCCTCCGCATGGACAAACCCATTCGAATGCGCATTCGACGGACCTGCCATCGCTGCAACGCTACCTTTGGCGCCACCAAGGAATGCCCCAACTGCAGCCATAGCCGCTGTACCAAATGCACGCGGTACCCACCAAAGCGCTCCGAGGCCGAGATCATCGCTAGTCGTGAAAGGAGAGCCGCCAAGATAAAGGCCAACCGCGAGAATGCCCCGATACTGCCCGACTACGCCCCAATCGAGAAGGAGATTGTTCTTAAGCGCCCAAGCAAGACGGGAGGCCAGGATCTCGTCCACAAGAAGCCCCGTCAACGCGTCCGACGAACTTGTCACGAATGCGATACGCTCTTCACAGCCGGGACTAAGACGTGCGAGAAGTGCAAGCACGTTCGCTGCACCGACTGCCCCAGAGACCC GCCCAAGAAAGACAAATATCCATTTGGCTACCCTGGCGATGCATTTGGACCAAAGAGCGTGCCTCACTATGAATGCCTAAACTGCAAAACTGTTTATCCTACCGGGGTCGAGGACGGGACTGAATGCAGGAAATGCAAGTTTCCAAAGTCGCATGCCTCGCCTCGCGCCCTGCCTCGCAAGGTAGAACCAACACCCGACCCGGAAGTCATACGAAGGCTGCAGTCCAAACTGGACGGCCTAAATCTCACATAG
- a CDS encoding uncharacterized protein (EggNog:ENOG41~SECRETED:SignalP(1-19)) → MKSFVTTVIASSFLSLGLANPVNVTERAPGGGVYLCPGANWTPSNLCQHIDMTNGGCWTIPWQTLGSIGPDAGWVCSMFVEPNNCVYSSGNLNSGGIYTPGVADLTTWNDGFTGKWNGYWFTDAKTVQCEYA, encoded by the exons ATGAAGTCGTTTGTCACCACAGTCATCGCGAGCTCTTTTCTGAGTCTCGGACTCGCCAACCCCGTCAACGTGACTGAGCGTGCTCCTGGTGGCGGTGTTTATCTATGCCCCGGCGC CAACTGGACACCATCAAATCTATGCCAGCACATTGACATGACAAATGGCGGCTGCTGGACAATCCCATGGCAGACTCTGGGATCAATCGGTCCCGACGCGG GCTGGGTGTGCTCCATGTTTGTTGAGCCCAACAACTGCGTCTACAGCTCTGGCAACCTCAACTCTGGCGGCATCTATACTCCTGGCGTTGCCGACTTGACAACCTGGAACGATGGCTTCACTGGGAAATGGAACGGATACTGGTTTACCGATGCAAAGACCGTCCAGTGCGAATATGCTTAG